One Alteromonas sp. KC3 DNA segment encodes these proteins:
- a CDS encoding co-chaperone GroES, giving the protein MAIRPLHDRVILKRAEQESKSAGGIVLTGSAAEKSTRGEVIAVGNGRILENGEVKALDVKVGDTVIFNDGYGVKTEKLDGEEVLILSESDILAIVE; this is encoded by the coding sequence ATGGCAATTCGTCCTTTACACGACCGCGTAATCCTTAAGCGCGCAGAGCAAGAAAGCAAATCTGCAGGCGGTATCGTTCTGACTGGTTCTGCAGCAGAAAAATCTACACGCGGCGAAGTAATCGCAGTAGGTAACGGTCGCATTCTTGAGAACGGCGAAGTTAAAGCGCTAGACGTTAAAGTAGGCGACACCGTTATTTTCAACGACGGTTACGGCGTTAAAACAGAAAAGCTGGATGGTGAAGAAGTACTTATCCTAAGCGAAAGCGACATTCTAGCGATTGTTGAGTAA
- a CDS encoding FxsA family protein, which produces MRVLFILFAVLPIIEIALLVNVGSMIGGWNTIGLVILTAFIGAYFVKREGISTLQTAQAKMQRNEVPGRELVEGLMLVVAGVLLVTPGFITDIFGFMFALPGSRHLLAAQVTKHLKMHVVAGSAGVAGAFGQGFNPNQHNPFNQPNSQHGNGDVFEGEYSDNTTNDPDKRLK; this is translated from the coding sequence TTGCGGGTTTTATTTATACTATTTGCCGTATTACCCATTATCGAAATCGCCCTACTTGTTAATGTTGGCAGCATGATTGGCGGTTGGAATACCATTGGTCTAGTTATTTTAACTGCCTTTATAGGCGCTTATTTTGTTAAGCGTGAAGGTATTAGCACCCTTCAGACCGCACAAGCGAAAATGCAGCGCAACGAAGTACCAGGGCGAGAACTCGTGGAAGGCCTAATGCTTGTCGTGGCGGGCGTGTTATTGGTCACGCCTGGGTTTATCACTGATATTTTCGGGTTTATGTTTGCACTACCAGGCTCAAGACACTTGCTTGCCGCGCAAGTAACCAAACATTTGAAAATGCATGTTGTCGCAGGCAGCGCGGGCGTAGCGGGTGCGTTTGGACAAGGGTTTAACCCAAATCAACACAATCCGTTTAATCAACCGAATTCCCAGCATGGCAATGGTGATGTGTTTGAAGGAGAGTATTCAGATAACACGACCAACGATCCAGATAAGCGCCTTAAGTAG
- the cutA gene encoding divalent-cation tolerance protein CutA, giving the protein MTIKLILCTVPNEDVANDIAYALLQNKLAACVNIIKGIRSVYEWQGKIETDTECQLIIKTNTQKVLQAYEKVSKLHPYDVPEWLELNAEASHAYGHWLQATLQ; this is encoded by the coding sequence ATGACAATCAAATTAATACTTTGCACGGTACCAAATGAAGACGTTGCGAACGATATTGCGTACGCTCTGTTGCAAAACAAACTGGCTGCCTGTGTAAATATAATAAAAGGCATACGGTCAGTTTATGAGTGGCAAGGTAAGATTGAAACGGATACCGAGTGTCAGCTAATTATCAAAACGAATACCCAGAAGGTATTGCAAGCATATGAAAAGGTGAGCAAGCTACACCCATACGACGTACCAGAATGGCTTGAGCTTAATGCCGAGGCCAGTCATGCTTATGGCCACTGGCTGCAAGCTACCTTGCAATAA
- a CDS encoding protein-disulfide reductase DsbD — MLFMLACFALQANAQIAGGFDDPFANEPQFLDIDQAFVFDFNQQGSTLTLTFSIAEGYYLYKKQFKYVTKQAEVGEATYPQGTMIQDEFFGESEVFYNTVTITLPIESADDNGVVKVRYQGCADAGLCYPPTVKVVYLSALDSANAANAVATPTNNTDTPVSEQFTLAEKLINKDNLPLTLALFFALGIGLAFTPCVFPMYPIVSGIVIGQGKPKTTSHAFWLTFVYVQGMAITYSLLGLVVAVAGAQFQAALQHPVVLAVFIVLFVLLAVALFGGFEIQLPAKYQEKLMHMSNNQTPGSFVGVFVMGVLSGLIASPCTTAPLTGILLFIAQTGDMTLGFISLYLLSVGMGVPLILFGMTGGKLLPKAGNWMNVVKVTFGFMMLAVAIVFIERLWNSPYSDFLWAALATGLFGYYWTINRATPNSKMKLLRAVVVAMGVMGSVGMIYQAGENTGYWGDKKGHPEFVVAKNLSDLQRKIADANAQGKTVMVDLYADWCVACKEFEKYTFPEANVVNALSNTVWMQMDLTDNTPERQEVFDEFEILGLPTILFFDTSGSEINKARVTGFMNADEFTSHINATVNGNANQ; from the coding sequence ATGCTGTTCATGCTTGCGTGTTTTGCACTACAAGCTAATGCTCAGATTGCCGGCGGGTTTGACGACCCTTTTGCAAACGAACCTCAATTTCTTGATATCGATCAGGCGTTTGTTTTCGACTTCAATCAACAAGGTAGTACTTTAACGCTTACCTTTTCTATTGCCGAAGGTTATTACCTGTATAAAAAGCAATTTAAATACGTTACAAAGCAAGCCGAGGTGGGTGAGGCGACCTATCCACAAGGCACTATGATCCAAGATGAATTTTTTGGTGAATCTGAAGTGTTTTACAACACCGTAACGATTACCCTGCCCATCGAAAGTGCCGACGATAATGGTGTGGTGAAAGTACGCTACCAGGGTTGCGCTGACGCTGGTTTATGTTACCCCCCAACGGTGAAGGTGGTTTACTTAAGTGCATTAGACAGTGCCAATGCGGCTAATGCGGTAGCTACACCCACCAATAACACCGACACGCCGGTTAGTGAGCAGTTCACTCTTGCTGAAAAGCTAATTAATAAAGACAATTTACCGCTTACTTTAGCCCTTTTCTTTGCACTAGGTATTGGCCTTGCCTTTACGCCTTGTGTTTTTCCAATGTACCCCATCGTATCGGGTATTGTTATTGGACAGGGAAAACCTAAAACGACGTCCCATGCATTTTGGCTTACGTTTGTCTATGTGCAAGGCATGGCCATCACCTACTCGCTGCTAGGTTTAGTGGTTGCGGTGGCAGGGGCACAATTTCAGGCAGCGCTTCAGCACCCTGTGGTATTAGCGGTATTCATTGTACTTTTTGTGCTATTGGCAGTGGCACTTTTTGGTGGCTTTGAAATTCAACTGCCCGCTAAGTATCAAGAAAAGCTCATGCATATGAGTAATAACCAAACACCAGGCAGCTTTGTTGGCGTGTTTGTTATGGGTGTACTGTCTGGCCTTATTGCTTCACCTTGCACGACAGCACCGCTTACCGGTATTTTGCTTTTTATTGCGCAAACTGGCGATATGACATTGGGCTTTATTTCGCTTTACCTGTTGTCGGTAGGCATGGGCGTACCACTTATTCTATTCGGTATGACTGGCGGCAAACTTCTACCCAAAGCGGGTAATTGGATGAATGTGGTTAAGGTTACGTTCGGCTTTATGATGCTGGCAGTTGCTATCGTCTTTATTGAGCGTTTGTGGAACAGTCCTTATTCCGACTTCTTGTGGGCTGCACTAGCGACTGGGTTATTTGGTTATTATTGGACGATAAATCGCGCCACGCCGAATAGTAAAATGAAATTACTGCGCGCAGTTGTTGTGGCCATGGGCGTAATGGGCAGCGTTGGGATGATTTATCAAGCAGGTGAGAACACAGGTTACTGGGGAGATAAGAAAGGGCACCCTGAGTTTGTTGTCGCCAAAAACTTAAGCGACTTACAACGCAAAATAGCTGACGCTAATGCGCAAGGCAAAACCGTGATGGTCGACTTGTATGCTGACTGGTGTGTGGCATGTAAAGAGTTCGAGAAGTACACCTTCCCAGAGGCAAACGTCGTGAACGCCCTGAGTAATACAGTATGGATGCAAATGGACTTGACTGACAATACACCAGAGCGTCAAGAAGTGTTTGATGAGTTTGAAATACTCGGGCTGCCCACAATATTGTTTTTCGATACCAGCGGCAGCGAAATTAATAAAGCGCGTGTTACTGGCTTTATGAACGCAGACGAGTTCACCTCGCATATCAATGCCACCGTTAATGGAAATGCAAACCAATAG
- a CDS encoding M23 family metallopeptidase, with the protein MEMQTNSEHRESRGNIQPRLIVSCVVFVVLLVFSLASLIPANANNKNEGCFDNRRFCFELTPLSRDKTRYQVTVKRYVPLPVALTLYSDALYSHKERHGVSEASTRKPIAHANAFLDSDDPIVLGEVASTRQFWRTMRVKWTVGDINATHDNNIKYLPPLQPAKQYRIVQGFNGNFSHTGPSRYALDFAAPVGTPILAARSGVVIDTKDDGKKGGASSRFAKHANYVVILHSDGTTGEYYHLKYKGVAVKQGQEVQQGQLIGYTGNTGFSSLPHLHFGIYVAKFHGGYQSVPFELSSQ; encoded by the coding sequence ATGGAAATGCAAACCAATAGTGAACATAGAGAAAGCCGGGGCAATATTCAGCCTCGGCTTATTGTCTCGTGTGTTGTGTTTGTTGTGTTGTTGGTATTTTCGCTCGCTTCGCTTATACCAGCCAATGCAAACAATAAAAATGAAGGGTGCTTTGACAATCGTCGATTTTGTTTTGAACTCACCCCACTTTCTCGTGATAAAACCCGATATCAAGTAACCGTAAAACGGTATGTACCGCTACCTGTTGCACTTACCCTATATTCAGATGCACTTTATTCCCATAAAGAGCGTCACGGGGTATCAGAAGCATCAACACGCAAGCCAATTGCGCACGCAAATGCATTCTTAGACTCAGATGACCCCATTGTACTTGGCGAGGTAGCCAGCACGCGCCAATTTTGGCGCACAATGCGCGTAAAATGGACCGTAGGCGACATAAACGCGACTCACGATAACAACATCAAGTATTTGCCGCCATTACAACCTGCCAAGCAGTACCGCATTGTTCAGGGCTTCAACGGCAATTTTAGCCACACAGGTCCGTCACGCTATGCTCTGGATTTTGCAGCGCCAGTGGGTACGCCCATCTTAGCAGCGCGCAGCGGTGTGGTGATCGATACCAAAGACGATGGGAAAAAAGGCGGGGCATCGAGTCGTTTTGCCAAACATGCTAATTACGTGGTTATATTGCATAGCGATGGCACTACGGGCGAATACTACCACCTGAAGTACAAGGGAGTAGCGGTCAAACAAGGTCAAGAAGTTCAGCAGGGGCAGCTAATCGGTTACACCGGTAATACGGGTTTTTCGTCATTGCCGCACTTACATTTCGGCATCTACGTAGCAAAGTTTCACGGCGGCTACCAAAGTGTGCCTTTCGAACTGTCTTCCCAATAA
- the aroQ gene encoding type II 3-dehydroquinate dehydratase has translation MNILLLNGPNLNMLGQREPDKYGTQTLQDIVDDLTAQAASSDVTLSHFQSNAEHALIERVHAAMGNVDAIIINPAAFTHTSVALRDALLSVNIPFIEVHLSNVHAREPFRHHSYFSDVAAGVIVGLGAMGYSLALTAAINLPKSQK, from the coding sequence ATGAATATTTTGTTATTAAATGGCCCTAACCTAAACATGTTAGGCCAACGTGAACCCGACAAGTATGGCACGCAAACCCTTCAAGACATTGTAGATGACTTGACGGCACAGGCTGCGTCAAGTGACGTAACGCTCTCGCATTTTCAATCAAATGCGGAGCATGCGCTGATTGAACGTGTACATGCTGCTATGGGTAACGTTGACGCGATTATCATCAACCCTGCGGCTTTTACGCACACCAGTGTCGCACTGCGCGATGCATTACTGAGTGTCAATATCCCGTTTATTGAAGTGCATTTGTCGAACGTTCACGCCCGTGAGCCGTTTCGTCATCATTCCTATTTTTCTGATGTTGCAGCTGGCGTCATTGTTGGCCTTGGTGCCATGGGCTATTCGCTCGCGCTAACTGCGGCAATCAATTTACCGAAATCGCAAAAATAA
- the accB gene encoding acetyl-CoA carboxylase biotin carboxyl carrier protein, with protein MDIRKIKKLIELVEESGIAELEITEGEESVRIHRGPTGVQAPVNYSFAAPAAPQAAPVAAPVAEAPKAAEPAQPDGHVVKSPMVGTFYRASSPTAKPFAEVGQQVKVGDTLCIVEAMKMMNQIEADKAGVVKAILVDNQDPVEFDQPMFIIE; from the coding sequence ATGGATATTAGAAAGATTAAAAAACTCATCGAGCTAGTGGAAGAATCAGGCATTGCCGAGCTTGAGATCACCGAAGGCGAAGAGTCAGTACGCATTCACCGTGGTCCTACTGGTGTTCAAGCGCCAGTAAACTACAGCTTTGCCGCACCTGCTGCACCTCAAGCTGCTCCTGTTGCCGCGCCAGTAGCTGAAGCGCCAAAAGCCGCTGAGCCTGCGCAGCCAGATGGACACGTAGTTAAGTCTCCAATGGTAGGTACTTTCTACCGTGCATCTTCACCTACAGCGAAGCCTTTCGCTGAAGTAGGTCAGCAAGTTAAAGTGGGCGATACGCTTTGTATCGTAGAAGCAATGAAGATGATGAACCAAATTGAAGCTGATAAAGCAGGTGTTGTGAAGGCTATCTTGGTAGACAACCAAGACCCTGTAGAATTCGACCAGCCAATGTTTATCATTGAATAA
- the accC gene encoding acetyl-CoA carboxylase biotin carboxylase subunit, which produces MLDKVLIANRGEIALRILRACKELGIKTVAVHSTADKNLKHVLLADESICIGKASATESYLNIPRIIAAAEVTNSIAIHPGYGFLAENADFAEAVEKSGFIFIGPKAETINLMGDKVSAINAMKKAGVPCVPGSDGPLTDDVERNKAIAKRIGYPIIVKAAGGGGGRGMRVVRSEDELIKAIETTQAEAGAAFGNSTVYMEKFLENPRHVEIQVLADGQGNAIHLGERDCSMQRRHQKVVEEAPAPGISEQMRTKIGDRCRKACIEIGYRGAGTFEFLYENGEFYFIEMNTRIQVEHPVSEMITGVDLIKEQLRIAAGQPLSIDQSQIQIRGHAIECRINAEDPKTFIPSPGPIDMFHAPGGLGIRWESHIYAGYHVPPYYDSMIGKLITYGESRDEAIARMRHALEEIVVEGIKTNIPLQRAIMADENFFAGGTNIHYLEKKLGLA; this is translated from the coding sequence ATGCTAGATAAAGTACTAATTGCTAACCGTGGTGAAATTGCCCTACGAATCTTGAGAGCCTGTAAGGAATTAGGCATCAAGACCGTTGCGGTGCATTCCACTGCGGACAAAAACTTAAAGCACGTGTTGCTTGCCGATGAGTCGATTTGTATCGGCAAAGCGTCAGCAACCGAAAGCTATCTTAATATACCGCGCATTATTGCCGCTGCTGAAGTAACAAACTCAATTGCTATTCACCCAGGCTACGGCTTCTTAGCAGAGAATGCCGATTTTGCCGAGGCCGTTGAAAAGAGCGGTTTTATCTTCATTGGCCCTAAAGCAGAAACTATTAACCTAATGGGTGATAAAGTTTCGGCAATTAATGCAATGAAAAAAGCAGGCGTTCCGTGTGTACCAGGGTCTGACGGCCCTCTTACTGACGACGTAGAACGCAATAAAGCCATTGCTAAGCGTATTGGCTATCCAATTATCGTTAAGGCCGCAGGTGGCGGTGGTGGTCGTGGTATGCGTGTTGTACGCAGCGAAGACGAACTCATTAAAGCTATTGAAACCACGCAAGCAGAAGCTGGTGCCGCGTTTGGTAATTCGACGGTATACATGGAAAAATTCCTTGAGAACCCTCGTCACGTGGAAATTCAGGTACTTGCTGATGGTCAAGGTAATGCTATCCACCTAGGTGAACGTGACTGTTCTATGCAACGTCGCCACCAAAAAGTCGTTGAAGAAGCACCTGCACCTGGTATTTCTGAACAAATGCGTACAAAAATTGGTGACCGCTGTCGCAAAGCCTGTATTGAAATTGGCTATCGCGGTGCAGGTACATTCGAATTCTTGTACGAAAACGGTGAGTTTTATTTCATTGAAATGAATACGCGTATTCAGGTTGAGCATCCGGTATCTGAAATGATCACTGGCGTCGACTTGATTAAAGAGCAATTGCGCATTGCGGCAGGACAACCTCTGTCAATTGATCAGTCGCAAATTCAAATTCGTGGTCACGCGATTGAATGTCGTATAAACGCAGAAGATCCTAAGACCTTCATCCCAAGCCCTGGACCTATCGACATGTTCCATGCACCGGGTGGTCTTGGTATTCGTTGGGAGTCGCACATTTACGCAGGCTACCACGTACCGCCTTATTACGACTCAATGATTGGTAAACTTATTACCTACGGTGAAAGCCGTGATGAAGCTATCGCTCGTATGCGCCATGCGCTTGAAGAGATTGTTGTTGAAGGTATTAAAACCAATATTCCACTTCAACGCGCCATTATGGCCGACGAAAACTTCTTTGCAGGTGGAACCAACATCCACTATCTAGAGAAGAAACTAGGTTTAGCCTAA
- a CDS encoding substrate-binding periplasmic protein codes for MVITTTSAPVMSSPEPVISPSVISTSSMSLDAVAPDNEIKPLVIGVTPRPVFVTVDEQGNLDGLDIALAKAIFAEAGMQISFQVYPWKRIVHLLENGEVDVALSASDSDQRREFAHFSSEAFRLGHNLLFTSKKNASLFDPNKGLSQLEGKSVRLGVQRGVAYSHEYDEMLKSEAFRRKLVVVDTPPRLVDLLLIDRVDAFLGSERDLHREIIKHDAEGQIVPVFYLMNDQEASSHIMFSKASVQTQWVEKVDEAMRTLKASGRYDEILSSF; via the coding sequence ATGGTCATTACCACAACCTCTGCACCCGTAATGTCGTCACCTGAACCCGTCATTTCCCCGTCCGTTATCTCTACATCTAGTATGTCATTAGACGCAGTAGCCCCCGATAATGAGATTAAGCCCCTCGTGATAGGAGTCACGCCACGTCCGGTTTTTGTGACGGTGGACGAACAGGGTAATCTTGATGGTCTTGATATTGCGCTGGCCAAGGCAATATTTGCCGAAGCAGGAATGCAAATAAGCTTTCAAGTATACCCTTGGAAGCGCATAGTCCATTTGCTCGAAAATGGAGAGGTTGATGTGGCGTTGTCTGCATCAGATTCTGACCAACGGCGTGAGTTTGCGCATTTCTCATCTGAAGCATTTCGCTTAGGTCATAATCTCCTCTTTACGAGTAAGAAGAACGCATCATTGTTCGACCCTAATAAAGGCCTTTCTCAACTTGAAGGAAAGTCGGTTCGACTAGGCGTTCAACGGGGTGTGGCTTACTCTCATGAATATGATGAAATGTTAAAGTCTGAAGCGTTTCGCCGCAAACTCGTGGTCGTTGACACGCCTCCTCGTCTGGTCGACCTATTGTTGATTGACCGTGTTGATGCTTTTTTGGGTTCTGAACGAGATTTACATCGCGAAATAATTAAACACGATGCAGAAGGGCAAATTGTTCCTGTGTTTTATTTAATGAACGATCAGGAAGCGAGTTCTCACATTATGTTTTCGAAAGCGTCAGTGCAAACACAGTGGGTTGAAAAAGTTGATGAGGCAATGCGAACACTTAAAGCCTCAGGCCGCTACGACGAAATATTGAGCTCGTTTTAG
- a CDS encoding TIGR03643 family protein, giving the protein MSLTEEQQSRIIEMAWEDRTPFEAIERLYGLPEKDVIKLMRSHLKEKTFKNWRERVSGRKTKHASLRPVGVDRGYCPSQYKPKGANK; this is encoded by the coding sequence ATGAGCTTAACTGAAGAGCAGCAATCCCGAATTATCGAAATGGCGTGGGAAGACAGAACACCGTTCGAGGCTATTGAGCGGCTTTATGGCTTGCCTGAGAAAGACGTGATTAAGTTAATGCGTAGCCACTTAAAAGAAAAAACGTTTAAAAATTGGCGCGAGCGAGTGAGTGGACGAAAAACGAAACACGCGAGCTTGCGACCTGTTGGTGTGGATAGAGGCTACTGTCCATCGCAATATAAACCAAAAGGAGCGAATAAGTAG
- a CDS encoding exonuclease domain-containing protein — MRKDLPPRYYLTHFYEFLHFFEGASATLLTDEAARFIANFKALDEDKQCVVVRAANRKYAVIDRRQFNYAEITAPQQQIDWLTDNGWFGDLSSASISDIAGVLTKEALLGLLGEYTSVSGLASLTKPKLVTLLRNEVEQKGWPASFSSDDYLVCLFDEALRFLLFLYFGNTKSRLNQFSMRDLGVMRTRADSVSDVARFETKEDTQAAWFYANCYRQLNDLNDSELETLSRSDFPQTHGVSACFYKDQLLYALGLKLLGITRSRALEVLARAQSDKAKEKWLRESYKDGATDEVKAALEEIIDNPQSDTLLAFAEDFYARKYHKKRTSAVTDMLRNASRSLEIDVSQNQQVERGVLAHYARHGIAGWRTENRLWRSLFGLLFWQQLYEEDTLVTEFDRRPLSLKQNNFYAKFESSIEALLSRLNSKEKLRSHIHKMATQHYGKVNSLFMWSSHLLEPIDALICHGALDAIYALLRMMSKDFENLRDGFPDVMVFDGTLRFEEIKAPGDQLRRNQLVTIQRLQQAGFPVAVTTVKWVRDPQQPYVVVDIETTGGNNSYNRITEIGMVKLIAGVEVDRYQTLINPQRRIPANITRLTGISDDMVQDAPTFAEIADAVAQFTQDAVFVAHNVNFDYGFIKQEFARLERDFRRPKMCTVREMRRTYPGLPSYSLANLTRHFDIEMEQHHRALSDAEAAAQLLTLVFAKDDESVA, encoded by the coding sequence ATGCGAAAAGACTTGCCTCCGCGTTATTATTTAACGCATTTTTATGAATTCTTGCACTTCTTTGAGGGGGCAAGCGCGACGCTGTTAACTGATGAAGCGGCGCGTTTTATTGCCAATTTCAAAGCCCTTGATGAAGATAAACAGTGCGTTGTGGTTCGCGCGGCAAATAGAAAGTATGCCGTTATTGATCGCAGGCAGTTTAATTATGCAGAAATTACCGCCCCTCAACAGCAGATAGACTGGTTGACAGACAATGGCTGGTTTGGCGATCTTTCAAGCGCGTCAATAAGCGATATTGCCGGTGTTTTAACCAAAGAGGCACTGCTGGGGTTACTTGGCGAGTACACCAGTGTGAGTGGTCTTGCATCGCTGACGAAACCCAAACTAGTCACACTGCTTCGCAATGAAGTTGAACAAAAGGGCTGGCCAGCGAGTTTCTCTAGTGATGATTATTTGGTGTGCCTGTTTGATGAAGCGCTGCGCTTCTTATTATTTTTGTATTTTGGTAACACCAAAAGCCGTTTAAATCAGTTTTCAATGCGCGACTTGGGGGTAATGCGAACACGCGCAGATTCTGTTAGCGACGTTGCGCGTTTTGAAACAAAAGAAGACACGCAGGCGGCATGGTTTTATGCAAACTGCTATCGACAGCTAAATGACTTAAATGATAGCGAATTAGAAACCCTATCTCGAAGTGACTTTCCGCAAACCCATGGTGTGTCTGCATGCTTTTATAAAGATCAATTGTTATACGCCCTCGGACTTAAACTGCTTGGCATAACGCGCAGTCGTGCGTTAGAAGTCTTAGCACGTGCGCAAAGCGATAAAGCAAAAGAAAAGTGGCTTAGAGAAAGTTATAAAGATGGCGCGACAGACGAAGTAAAAGCCGCCCTTGAAGAGATTATTGATAACCCGCAATCAGATACCTTATTAGCCTTTGCTGAAGACTTTTACGCAAGAAAATACCACAAGAAACGCACGAGTGCGGTAACTGACATGCTGCGCAATGCAAGCCGCTCTTTGGAAATAGATGTGAGTCAAAATCAGCAGGTGGAGCGCGGTGTGCTAGCCCATTATGCGCGACATGGTATTGCCGGTTGGCGGACAGAAAACCGGCTGTGGCGCAGCTTGTTTGGACTGCTATTTTGGCAGCAACTATACGAAGAAGATACGCTGGTTACAGAGTTTGATAGGCGACCATTGTCACTTAAGCAAAACAACTTTTATGCTAAGTTCGAGTCAAGTATTGAAGCGTTATTATCGCGCTTAAATTCAAAAGAGAAGTTGCGCTCACACATACACAAAATGGCTACACAGCACTATGGCAAAGTGAATAGTCTGTTTATGTGGTCGAGTCATTTACTTGAGCCCATTGACGCACTGATTTGTCATGGAGCGCTAGACGCAATTTATGCGTTGCTGCGTATGATGAGCAAAGACTTCGAAAACCTTCGCGATGGGTTTCCCGATGTTATGGTGTTTGATGGCACGCTGAGATTTGAAGAGATTAAAGCACCGGGCGATCAACTACGTCGCAATCAACTCGTTACTATTCAACGGTTACAGCAAGCTGGCTTTCCCGTTGCTGTAACCACTGTGAAGTGGGTGAGAGATCCACAGCAGCCATACGTTGTGGTAGACATTGAAACCACCGGAGGCAACAACAGCTACAATCGCATCACTGAAATTGGCATGGTGAAACTAATTGCTGGTGTTGAAGTTGACCGCTATCAAACGCTGATTAATCCACAGCGTCGAATTCCTGCCAATATTACGCGGCTGACAGGCATTTCAGATGATATGGTTCAAGACGCGCCTACTTTTGCCGAGATAGCTGATGCCGTTGCCCAGTTTACTCAAGATGCGGTATTCGTTGCGCACAACGTTAACTTTGACTATGGCTTCATAAAACAAGAATTCGCACGTTTGGAGCGCGATTTTCGTCGTCCCAAAATGTGTACCGTAAGAGAGATGCGTCGAACCTATCCCGGTTTACCGTCATATTCTCTTGCTAATTTAACACGACATTTTGATATTGAAATGGAGCAGCATCACCGCGCATTAAGCGACGCTGAGGCTGCGGCGCAATTGTTGACGCTAGTCTTTGCAAAAGATGATGAAAGCGTTGCCTAG
- a CDS encoding CPXCG motif-containing cysteine-rich protein: MSLTRAMGFSCPYCMAPNDVEIDEINDVGQVQVLDCQVCCQPIELNVYQHGDELQLEATREND, encoded by the coding sequence ATGAGCTTAACCCGCGCGATGGGCTTTTCTTGCCCTTATTGTATGGCCCCAAACGACGTTGAAATTGATGAAATAAATGATGTTGGACAAGTGCAAGTACTTGACTGTCAGGTATGTTGCCAGCCGATTGAACTTAACGTTTACCAGCATGGCGATGAACTTCAACTAGAGGCTACGCGAGAAAATGACTAG
- a CDS encoding flavin reductase family protein, whose product MTSPVFKTDIDSMEQRYRANLINSLSGFKPAVLLGTSDGTTHNVAIISSVVHIGANPPLLGMIMRPHTVQRDSLGNIKKSGFYTLNHVSTDWIDKAHQTSARYAPDESEFDAVGLTPFFSETFSAPFVKESEVKIGLQVAQHFTLINDTEMIIGEIQELHISKDYIASDGFVDIEGLKSACISGLDSYHSTSRLAQFAYAKPGIALKTK is encoded by the coding sequence ATGACTAGCCCCGTGTTTAAAACCGACATCGACAGCATGGAACAGCGCTATCGCGCTAACCTTATAAACAGCTTGTCCGGCTTTAAGCCTGCGGTGCTGTTAGGCACCTCCGATGGTACTACGCACAATGTCGCAATTATCAGTTCGGTGGTGCACATCGGTGCTAACCCGCCGCTACTTGGCATGATCATGCGTCCGCACACGGTACAACGAGACTCATTGGGTAATATTAAAAAAAGTGGCTTTTATACGCTAAACCACGTCAGTACCGACTGGATTGATAAAGCACACCAAACCTCTGCACGCTATGCACCGGATGAAAGTGAATTTGACGCCGTGGGCCTAACACCTTTTTTTAGTGAGACCTTTTCGGCACCTTTTGTAAAAGAAAGTGAAGTGAAAATCGGGCTTCAAGTGGCACAACATTTCACGCTCATCAACGATACAGAGATGATCATAGGCGAAATTCAAGAGCTACATATCAGCAAAGACTATATTGCAAGTGATGGGTTTGTTGATATTGAAGGGCTGAAAAGCGCCTGTATATCAGGTCTAGATAGTTATCACTCAACAAGCCGTTTGGCTCAGTTCGCCTACGCCAAGCCCGGTATAGCGCTAAAAACGAAGTGA
- a CDS encoding high-potential iron-sulfur protein: MKSVNRRDFLKLSGSTVIGLTLGGVALRAQAQEQLSADDATAKALNYTPSSTVDGAKCANCMYVQGSDGEQYRPCNIFPNKLVNADGWCSAWVKKPG; the protein is encoded by the coding sequence ATGAAATCTGTAAATCGCCGCGACTTTCTTAAGCTGTCAGGCTCTACAGTAATTGGTCTTACATTAGGTGGCGTTGCGCTTCGCGCGCAAGCACAAGAGCAATTAAGTGCAGATGATGCAACTGCAAAAGCATTAAACTACACCCCATCATCAACCGTTGATGGCGCTAAATGTGCTAACTGCATGTATGTACAAGGTAGTGATGGTGAGCAATACCGTCCTTGTAACATCTTCCCGAACAAGCTGGTAAATGCAGACGGTTGGTGTAGTGCATGGGTGAAAAAGCCAGGCTAA